One window from the genome of Poecilia reticulata strain Guanapo linkage group LG9, Guppy_female_1.0+MT, whole genome shotgun sequence encodes:
- the atad1a gene encoding outer mitochondrial transmembrane helix translocase: MLLKDLPRDALLRPLSRNEVIGMLVRLSIFGAATYYSIKWVVEAMDPTSKQKSQAKKRAEELMRRIGLEGITLTEYEMNIASLLVDPQTIKVSWRDIAGLDEIINELQDTVILPFQKRHLLPDSKLFQPPKGVLLFGPPGCGKTMIAKATAKASGCKFINLQASTLTDMWYGESQKLTAAVFSLAIKIQPCIIFIDEIESFLRNRSSLDHEATAMMKAQFMSLWDGLDTSLTTQVMVMGATNRPQDVDPAILRRMPATFHVGLPNAKQREDILRLILAGENLSNAINLREIAEKTDGYSGSDLRELCRDAAMYRVRDFVRKEQIRQIAQQLQSYEEEEGPVDEDRLRPVTQLDLLFGLDKMKESKQATAAILPAVAEVPLD; this comes from the exons ATGCTGCTGAAGGATCTGCCCAGAGACGCCCTGTTGCGGCCCCTGTCCAGGAATGAAGTGATTGGCATGTTGGTGAGGCTGAGCATCTTTGGTGCTGCCACATACTACAGCATCAAATGGGTGGTGGAGGCGATGGACCCCACCTCTAAGCAGAAAAGCCAGGCCAAAAAACGG GCAGAGGAGCTGATGAGGAGAATAGGCTTGGAGGGCATCACACTGACTGAGTATGAGATGAACATCGCATCCCTCTTAGTCGATCCCCAAACTATCAAG gtgtCTTGGAGAGATATAGCTGGTCTGGATGAGATCATTAATGAGCTGCAGGACACCGTTATACTACCATTTCAGAAAAGACACCTTTTACCCGACTCTAAACTCTTCCAACCTCCTAAAG gtgttttattgtttggtcCTCCGGGATGTGGGAAGACCATGATTGCCAAGGCAACAGCCAAAGCCTCAGGCTGTAAGTTTATCAACCTGCAGGCCTCCACACTGACAGACATGTGGTACGGGGAGTCGCAGAAACTGACCGCCGCCGTCTTCTCGCTGGCCATCAAAATCCAGCCTTGTATTATCTTTATCGACGAGATCG AGTCATTTCTAAGAAACCGTTCCAGTCTGGACCACGAGGCCACTGCCATGATGAAGGCCCAGTTCATGAGCCTGTGGGATGGGCTCGACACCTCTTTAACCACCCAG GTGATGGTGATGGGAGCCACCAACAGGCCGCAGGATGTAGATCCGGCGATTCTGCGAAGGATGCCTGCCACGTTTCATGTCGGCCTGCCG AATGCAAAGCAGAGAGAAGACATCCTCCGGCTGATTTTAGCAGGAGAAAAT CTGAGCAACGCCATAAATCTGAGGGAGATTGCCGAAAAGACCGACGGATACTCGGGCAGCGACCTCCGAGAGCTCTGCCGTGACGCCGCCATGTACCGGGTCAGGGATTTCGTCCGCAAGGAGCAGATCCGGCAGATtgcgcagcagctgcagagctacgaggaggaggaagg GCCCGTCGACGAGGATCGGTTACGGCCGGTGACGCAGCTGGACCTCCTCTTCGGCCTCGACAAGATGAAGGAGTCCAAGCAGGCCACGGCTGCTATCCTACCCGCCGTGGCAGAGGTTCCTCTGGACTGA